In Aestuariibaculum lutulentum, one DNA window encodes the following:
- a CDS encoding NUDIX domain-containing protein: MKDIRVKDINTQLLSDNYYTLNKLTFKYLMSNGEWVTQMREVYDRGDGAGILLYNAEKQTVILTKQFRMPTFLNDNTDGYLVEICAGMLDKDNPEACVIRETEEEVGYRLKEVKKVYEAYSSPGVMTEKMHFFIGEYTDDMKVNEGGGLDSEHEDIEVLEILFSEAIDMLNSGKIHDTRTIVLLQYALIHKLMEAQNN; encoded by the coding sequence ATGAAAGACATTCGTGTAAAGGACATAAATACCCAATTGTTATCTGATAATTATTATACACTTAATAAATTAACTTTTAAATATTTAATGAGTAACGGTGAGTGGGTTACTCAAATGCGAGAGGTTTACGATAGAGGAGATGGTGCCGGCATTTTGTTGTATAATGCCGAAAAACAAACCGTTATTTTAACCAAACAGTTTAGAATGCCAACCTTTTTAAATGATAACACCGATGGTTATCTGGTAGAAATTTGCGCGGGTATGTTAGATAAGGATAATCCCGAAGCCTGTGTTATTAGAGAAACAGAGGAGGAGGTAGGTTACCGATTAAAAGAAGTAAAAAAAGTCTATGAAGCCTATTCGTCTCCAGGTGTTATGACAGAGAAAATGCATTTTTTTATTGGAGAATATACCGATGATATGAAAGTGAATGAAGGCGGAGGCTTGGATAGTGAACATGAAGATATCGAAGTGTTGGAAATCCTATTTTCTGAGGCTATCGATATGCTGAACTCAGGAAAAATTCATGATACCAGAACCATAGTCTTACTACAATATGCTTTAATACATAAACTTATGGAAGCACAAAACAACTAA
- the ettA gene encoding energy-dependent translational throttle protein EttA, translating to MSDDKKVIFSMSGVTKTFQGANTPVLKNIYLSFFYGAKIGILGLNGSGKSTLLKIIAGLDKNYQGDVTFLQDYSVGYLEQEPKLDEDKTVMEIVKEGAAETVAILDEYNKINDMFGLEEVYSDPDKMEKLMNRQAALQDQIDASNAWELDTKLEIAMDALRTPDGDKKISVLSGGERRRVALCRLLLQEPDVLLLDEPTNHLDAESVHWLEQHLAQYKGTVIAVTHDRYFLDNVAGWILELDRGEGIPWKGNYSSWLDQKAKRLAQESKSASKRQKTLERELEWVRQGAKGRQTKQKARLKNYDKLLSQDQKQLDEKLEIYIPNGPRLGTNVIEAVGVSKGYDDKLLYEDLNFNLPQAGIVGVIGPNGAGKTTIFRMIMGEETPDKGEFKVGDTAKIAYVDQSHSNIDPEKTIWQNFSDEQELVLMGGKEVNSRAYLSRFNFSGGEQNKKVKLLSGGERNRLHLAMTLKEEGNVLLLDEPTNDLDVNTLRALEEGLENFAGCAVVISHDRWFLDRICTHILAFEGDSQVYFFEGSFSEYEENKKKRLGGDLTPKRIKYKKLVR from the coding sequence ATGAGTGACGACAAGAAAGTTATCTTCTCAATGTCTGGGGTAACCAAGACATTTCAAGGTGCGAATACACCTGTTTTAAAAAACATTTATTTAAGCTTTTTTTACGGAGCTAAAATCGGAATCCTTGGTTTAAATGGTTCTGGTAAGTCGACTTTGCTTAAAATTATTGCTGGATTAGATAAGAATTATCAAGGCGATGTGACCTTTTTACAAGACTATTCAGTAGGTTATTTAGAGCAGGAACCGAAGTTAGATGAGGATAAAACCGTTATGGAAATTGTAAAAGAAGGTGCCGCTGAAACTGTAGCCATTCTTGATGAATACAATAAGATTAACGATATGTTTGGTTTAGAGGAAGTGTATAGCGATCCGGACAAAATGGAAAAGCTAATGAACCGCCAAGCGGCACTTCAAGACCAGATTGATGCTTCTAACGCCTGGGAACTGGACACCAAATTAGAAATCGCTATGGACGCGTTGCGCACGCCAGATGGGGATAAAAAGATTAGTGTACTTTCTGGAGGGGAGCGTCGTCGCGTAGCTTTATGTCGTTTATTATTACAGGAACCGGATGTGTTATTACTGGATGAGCCTACCAACCACTTAGATGCTGAGTCGGTACACTGGTTAGAGCAGCATTTAGCGCAATATAAAGGAACCGTAATCGCCGTAACGCACGATAGATACTTTTTAGATAACGTAGCTGGCTGGATTTTAGAGTTAGACAGAGGAGAGGGAATTCCGTGGAAAGGAAACTACTCGTCTTGGTTAGACCAGAAAGCGAAGCGTTTAGCACAAGAAAGTAAATCGGCTTCTAAGCGCCAGAAAACATTAGAGCGTGAGTTGGAGTGGGTACGTCAAGGAGCAAAGGGACGTCAAACCAAACAAAAGGCGCGTTTAAAGAACTACGATAAATTATTAAGTCAGGATCAAAAACAACTGGACGAGAAGTTAGAGATTTATATCCCTAACGGACCACGTTTAGGAACCAATGTTATTGAAGCGGTTGGTGTAAGTAAAGGTTATGATGACAAGTTACTTTACGAAGACTTAAACTTTAACTTACCTCAAGCTGGGATTGTAGGGGTTATTGGTCCGAATGGTGCTGGTAAAACAACCATCTTCAGAATGATTATGGGAGAAGAAACACCAGATAAAGGAGAGTTTAAAGTTGGAGACACGGCTAAGATTGCTTACGTAGACCAAAGTCACTCGAATATAGATCCTGAGAAAACCATCTGGCAAAACTTTAGTGATGAGCAGGAATTGGTTTTAATGGGAGGAAAAGAGGTGAACTCAAGAGCGTATTTAAGTCGTTTTAACTTTTCAGGCGGTGAACAGAATAAGAAAGTGAAGTTGCTTTCAGGTGGAGAGCGAAACCGTTTACATTTAGCGATGACTCTTAAGGAAGAAGGTAACGTATTATTACTGGATGAGCCTACCAACGACCTTGATGTTAATACCTTAAGAGCACTCGAAGAAGGTTTAGAAAACTTTGCTGGATGTGCTGTAGTGATTTCTCACGACCGTTGGTTCTTAGATCGTATTTGTACACATATTTTGGCTTTTGAAGGCGATTCACAAGTGTATTTCTTTGAAGGAAGTTTTAGTGAATACGAAGAAAATAAAAAGAAACGTTTAGGAGGTGATTTAACACCGAAACGTATTAAGTACAAAAAATTGGTTCGCTAA
- a CDS encoding formimidoylglutamase — protein MDKLSLFDKNSLNKLLNKRSGESKFGQEIKLLTSISNIYDQLKSLDVKYVIIGLPEDVGVFANHGKIGTSKTWEITLKTLLNIQSNEFTTPQNVLILGRLNFSEELQKLSLLNPDKKKSFIKARDIVKEIDTHVAYIINQIVLAGKKPIIIGGGHNNAYGNIKGTSLALGKPINVVNMDAHSDFRAEEGRHSGNGFSYAYSEGFLKNYSIFGLQRNYTSRALFKTLKKLDNIQYTTFEDIEVTHKVKFSTAMKTALDFVGASPYGIEVDCDTIENIPSSAMTPSGFSVNNARRFVSYFAENPNASYLHICEAAPTEETASQVGKLITYLITDFISAQNNL, from the coding sequence ATGGATAAACTTTCTTTATTCGATAAAAATAGTTTAAATAAACTATTAAACAAACGTTCCGGTGAATCCAAGTTCGGTCAGGAGATTAAGCTCTTAACCAGCATTTCAAATATATACGACCAACTTAAAAGTTTGGATGTCAAGTACGTAATTATTGGTTTACCAGAGGATGTAGGAGTGTTCGCAAACCACGGTAAAATTGGCACTTCTAAGACGTGGGAAATTACCTTAAAAACCCTGTTAAACATACAGAGTAACGAGTTTACAACTCCTCAAAACGTTTTAATTTTAGGGCGTTTAAATTTTTCTGAAGAATTACAAAAATTATCACTTTTAAATCCTGATAAGAAGAAAAGTTTTATAAAAGCACGAGACATTGTAAAAGAAATTGATACCCATGTCGCTTACATAATTAATCAAATTGTTTTAGCTGGAAAAAAACCTATAATTATTGGCGGAGGACATAATAATGCCTATGGAAATATAAAAGGAACAAGTTTGGCTTTGGGCAAACCTATTAATGTGGTGAACATGGATGCGCATTCCGATTTTAGAGCAGAAGAAGGTCGACACAGCGGTAACGGTTTTAGTTATGCCTATTCTGAAGGATTCCTGAAAAACTACAGCATTTTTGGATTACAAAGAAATTACACATCAAGAGCTTTATTTAAAACCCTGAAAAAGTTAGATAACATCCAGTACACAACCTTTGAAGATATTGAAGTGACGCATAAGGTAAAATTTTCAACAGCCATGAAAACCGCTTTAGATTTTGTTGGAGCAAGCCCTTATGGTATTGAGGTGGATTGTGATACTATTGAAAATATACCAAGTAGTGCCATGACCCCTAGTGGTTTTTCTGTAAACAATGCCAGACGATTTGTTAGCTATTTTGCCGAAAACCCGAATGCAAGTTATTTGCATATTTGTGAGGCTGCACCAACCGAAGAAACGGCATCGCAAGTTGGAAAACTTATCACTTATTTAATAACAGACTTTATTAGTGCACAAAACAACCTTTAG
- a CDS encoding peroxiredoxin: MATIRLGDTAPNFTAKSTEGDINFHEWLGGSWGILFSHPADYTPVCTTELGTVAKYKDEFAKRNVKVVALSVDGLESHQGWVNDINETQNTTVNFPIIADEDRKVSELYDMIHPNASEKFTVRSVFVIGDDKKVKLIITYPASTGRNFEELLRVIDSLQLTAYHKVATPANWKSGEDVVISPVITNEEIPSLFPKGHKEIKPYLRMTPQPNLD, encoded by the coding sequence ATGGCAACAATTAGATTAGGAGATACAGCCCCTAATTTTACTGCAAAGTCTACCGAAGGCGATATTAATTTTCATGAATGGTTAGGCGGTAGTTGGGGGATTTTGTTTTCGCATCCAGCCGATTACACACCTGTTTGTACAACCGAACTAGGTACTGTAGCAAAGTATAAAGATGAATTTGCAAAGCGTAACGTTAAAGTCGTAGCCTTAAGTGTTGATGGATTGGAGTCTCATCAGGGCTGGGTAAACGATATTAACGAAACCCAAAATACAACTGTAAATTTTCCAATTATTGCGGATGAAGACCGAAAGGTGTCTGAACTTTATGATATGATTCACCCGAATGCCAGTGAAAAATTTACTGTACGTTCGGTTTTTGTAATTGGTGACGATAAAAAAGTAAAACTGATTATAACCTATCCGGCTTCAACAGGAAGAAATTTTGAAGAATTATTACGGGTAATTGATAGTTTACAGTTAACGGCTTACCATAAAGTAGCCACACCAGCAAACTGGAAGAGTGGTGAAGATGTGGTGATTTCTCCGGTGATTACCAATGAGGAAATTCCGAGTTTATTCCCTAAAGGACATAAAGAAATTAAGCCTTATCTAAGGATGACGCCACAACCCAATTTAGATTAA
- the fumC gene encoding class II fumarate hydratase yields the protein MSFRIEKDTMGEVKVPADKLWGAQTERSRNNFKIGPSASMPLEIVYGFAYLKKAAAFTNCELGVLPIEKRDLIAAVCDEILEGKHDDQFPLVIWQTGSGTQSNMNVNEVIANRAQQLAGKVIGEGDKAIQPNDDVNKSQSSNDTFPTGMHIAAYKKIVEVTLPGVKQLRDTLQKKSDAFKNVVKIGRTHLMDATPLTLGQELSGYVAQLNYGIKALENTLPHLSELALGGTAVGTGLNTPKGYSKRVAEYIAQFTKLPFVTAPNKFEALAAHDALVETHGALKQLAVSLNKIANDIRMMASGPRSGIGEIIIPANEPGSSIMPGKVNPTQCEALTMVCAQVMGNDVAVSVGGLQGHYELNVFKPVMAANVLQSAQLIGDACVSFDENCAIGIEPNHEVITKLLNNSLMLVTALNTKIGYYKAAEIANTAHKNGTTLKEEAVNLGYVTAEDYDAWVKPEDMVGSLK from the coding sequence ATGAGTTTTAGAATAGAAAAAGATACCATGGGCGAGGTAAAAGTGCCTGCCGATAAACTTTGGGGCGCACAAACCGAGCGTTCAAGAAACAATTTTAAAATAGGACCTTCTGCTTCTATGCCTTTAGAAATTGTTTACGGATTTGCTTACCTAAAAAAAGCTGCCGCTTTTACAAACTGTGAATTAGGGGTTTTACCTATTGAAAAGCGCGATTTAATTGCTGCTGTTTGTGATGAAATTTTAGAAGGAAAACACGACGATCAGTTTCCTTTAGTTATCTGGCAAACAGGTTCAGGAACCCAAAGTAATATGAATGTTAACGAAGTTATCGCTAATCGTGCTCAGCAATTAGCAGGTAAAGTAATTGGTGAAGGCGATAAAGCGATTCAGCCAAACGACGACGTTAATAAATCACAATCGTCTAACGATACCTTCCCTACAGGTATGCACATTGCTGCTTACAAGAAAATTGTAGAAGTAACATTACCAGGTGTAAAACAGTTACGCGATACACTTCAAAAAAAATCTGATGCGTTCAAAAATGTTGTAAAAATTGGACGTACTCACCTTATGGATGCAACGCCTCTAACTTTAGGGCAAGAGCTTTCAGGTTATGTTGCCCAATTAAACTACGGTATTAAAGCTTTAGAAAACACCTTACCTCACTTAAGTGAATTAGCTTTAGGAGGAACAGCTGTTGGTACCGGATTAAATACACCTAAAGGTTACAGTAAGCGTGTTGCCGAATATATTGCTCAGTTTACAAAATTACCTTTTGTTACGGCTCCTAATAAATTTGAAGCTCTAGCTGCACACGACGCTTTAGTTGAAACACACGGTGCTTTAAAACAATTAGCGGTTTCTTTAAACAAAATAGCTAACGATATTAGAATGATGGCTTCTGGACCAAGAAGTGGTATTGGAGAAATTATTATCCCTGCTAATGAGCCAGGAAGTTCTATTATGCCAGGAAAAGTAAACCCAACTCAATGTGAGGCTTTAACTATGGTTTGTGCTCAGGTTATGGGTAACGACGTAGCGGTTTCTGTGGGTGGTTTACAAGGACACTACGAGCTTAACGTATTTAAACCAGTTATGGCTGCTAATGTTTTACAATCTGCTCAGTTAATTGGTGATGCTTGTGTAAGTTTCGATGAAAACTGTGCGATTGGTATCGAACCAAACCACGAAGTGATTACAAAATTACTTAACAACTCTTTAATGCTTGTAACGGCTTTAAATACCAAAATCGGATATTATAAAGCTGCTGAAATTGCCAACACAGCACACAAAAACGGAACAACCTTAAAAGAAGAGGCTGTTAATTTAGGCTATGTTACAGCCGAAGATTACGACGCTTGGGTTAAACCAGAAGATATGGTTGGAAGCTTAAAATAA
- a CDS encoding chromosome partitioning protein ParA, producing the protein MENNKSSIGLKVALGIAVVLFLGMAFYSMNLYQESNKVQQDLTEEKQKVMDELSLMASQYDEAIGENEVANQNLIEARARIQGLMDSLKISETNVKSLWRYKQKYASLQKEMDVLLAQNDSLKVSNAYLATSLDSTRVRLEERTMFNDSLLLQNTALAEVVSNAAVLSAVDLKASGVIVRTSGKVIPTERAGRSDKIRVCFIVAKNKLVQAGDQELYIQVIDPKNNIIGLNEQVQFDEVTLNYSLISKFNYENANLNVCEFIAPRGDEDFDEGRYIVNVFNEKDLVSTSEFTLK; encoded by the coding sequence ATGGAAAACAACAAAAGCAGTATCGGTCTGAAGGTTGCGTTGGGGATTGCAGTGGTCCTATTTTTAGGCATGGCATTCTATTCAATGAACTTGTATCAGGAAAGTAACAAAGTTCAGCAGGACTTAACTGAGGAAAAACAAAAAGTAATGGATGAGTTAAGCCTAATGGCAAGTCAGTATGACGAAGCCATAGGTGAAAATGAAGTGGCTAACCAAAATTTAATTGAAGCTCGAGCACGTATTCAAGGGTTAATGGATTCACTAAAAATCTCAGAAACCAACGTGAAAAGCTTATGGAGATACAAACAAAAATATGCGTCTTTACAAAAAGAAATGGATGTGTTGTTAGCACAAAACGATTCGTTAAAAGTGAGCAATGCTTATTTAGCAACGTCTTTAGATAGTACTCGCGTTCGTCTAGAAGAGCGTACGATGTTCAACGATTCGTTATTACTTCAAAATACAGCTTTGGCCGAAGTGGTTTCTAATGCAGCAGTGCTTTCTGCAGTAGATTTAAAAGCTTCAGGAGTAATTGTAAGAACCTCAGGAAAGGTAATTCCAACCGAGCGTGCCGGACGTAGTGATAAAATTAGAGTATGTTTTATTGTAGCTAAAAATAAATTAGTACAAGCTGGAGATCAGGAATTATATATTCAGGTTATCGACCCAAAAAACAATATTATTGGTTTAAACGAGCAAGTACAGTTTGATGAAGTAACTTTAAATTACAGTTTAATTAGTAAGTTTAATTACGAAAATGCAAACTTAAATGTATGTGAATTTATTGCGCCTCGCGGTGATGAGGATTTCGATGAAGGACGCTACATTGTGAATGTTTTTAATGAAAAAGATTTAGTATCTACATCAGAATTTACACTTAAGTAA
- a CDS encoding Crp/Fnr family transcriptional regulator, which yields MQLEEEILNSFSNISNETFEELLKVSELKTLRPGTQLVKINEIPNKVYLLLSGVVRCYICTESGKEFNKSFYLSNSFFGSLTALMKNEPSQFVFETLTDCEIHEVDFKKVMELAETNLSVSKLYNKVLQSFYVLYEKRLVDLISLEAKDRYVELQKQIPDVDKIIPQYHIASYLGITPVQLSRIRKKSEIN from the coding sequence ATGCAATTAGAAGAAGAAATTCTAAATTCTTTTTCAAATATTTCTAATGAAACATTTGAAGAACTTTTAAAAGTATCGGAGTTAAAAACATTGAGACCAGGGACACAACTGGTTAAAATAAACGAAATTCCTAACAAGGTTTACCTGTTGTTATCAGGTGTTGTTAGGTGTTATATATGTACAGAATCAGGTAAGGAGTTTAATAAAAGCTTTTACCTGTCGAATAGCTTTTTTGGTTCCCTAACGGCTTTAATGAAAAACGAGCCTTCACAATTTGTTTTTGAAACACTTACCGATTGTGAAATTCACGAAGTCGATTTTAAGAAAGTCATGGAACTTGCTGAAACAAATTTATCGGTGAGTAAATTATATAATAAAGTACTTCAATCGTTTTACGTGTTATATGAAAAGCGTTTGGTGGATTTAATATCGCTTGAAGCTAAAGATAGATATGTAGAATTGCAGAAACAAATTCCTGATGTCGACAAGATTATTCCACAATATCACATAGCTTCCTATTTAGGAATTACACCAGTTCAGTTAAGTCGCATTAGAAAAAAAAGTGAAATCAATTAA
- a CDS encoding CAL67264 family membrane protein, with product MAMNKNTVLSWATWIMIFVGLSLIALGAFRYDDVAGWGFAAVGIGFFAVAWVFNALKGRV from the coding sequence ATGGCAATGAATAAAAATACCGTGTTATCATGGGCAACTTGGATTATGATTTTTGTAGGTTTAAGTTTAATCGCACTAGGTGCTTTTAGATACGATGACGTAGCAGGTTGGGGCTTTGCAGCCGTTGGTATTGGATTTTTTGCAGTTGCTTGGGTTTTTAATGCTTTAAAAGGTAGAGTATAA